A genomic stretch from Acidobacteriota bacterium includes:
- a CDS encoding branched-chain amino acid transaminase — protein sequence MFPNTNFPKAKKYWYQGKFYDWSEGGFHPMMHALHYGSCVFEGIRAYSTAKGPAVFRLREHNDRFFLSAGVLKMNVPYTDEQVTKAILDTVRVNGLDSCYIRPLFFYSYGNLGLVPKACPVELAISAWEWAAYLGENADRGVHACIIPLRRVHHTQFNMRAKLGGVYVQSTIAGLEAREKGYDEAIFLNMEGRIAEGPGQNVFIVKDNTLVTNGRLESALEGITRTSLLELGRDLGYKTVVGPITKEDLFGADEAFYCGTAVEVIPIVEVTDASDTTAPSVKHTIGAGKPGPVALGMIKAFAEAASGRDPRYEKWLTYVGK from the coding sequence ATGTTTCCCAACACCAACTTCCCCAAGGCCAAGAAATACTGGTATCAGGGCAAATTCTACGATTGGTCGGAGGGCGGCTTCCACCCGATGATGCACGCCCTGCATTACGGCAGCTGCGTTTTCGAGGGCATCCGGGCCTACAGCACCGCCAAGGGCCCGGCCGTTTTCCGGCTCCGGGAGCACAACGACCGCTTCTTCCTCTCGGCCGGCGTGCTCAAGATGAACGTGCCGTACACCGATGAGCAGGTCACCAAGGCCATCCTGGACACGGTCCGCGTCAACGGGCTCGACAGTTGCTATATCCGCCCCCTGTTCTTCTACTCCTACGGCAACCTCGGGCTCGTGCCCAAGGCCTGCCCCGTCGAGCTGGCCATCAGCGCCTGGGAATGGGCCGCCTACCTCGGCGAGAACGCGGACCGGGGCGTCCATGCCTGCATCATCCCCCTGCGCCGCGTCCATCATACCCAGTTCAACATGAGGGCCAAGCTCGGCGGCGTCTATGTCCAGTCGACGATCGCCGGCCTCGAGGCCCGCGAGAAGGGCTACGACGAGGCCATTTTCCTGAACATGGAGGGCCGCATCGCCGAGGGGCCCGGCCAGAACGTCTTCATCGTCAAGGACAACACGCTCGTCACCAACGGCCGGCTCGAATCGGCCCTGGAAGGCATCACCCGGACGAGCCTCCTCGAGCTCGGCCGCGATCTCGGCTACAAGACCGTGGTCGGCCCGATCACCAAGGAGGACCTGTTCGGCGCGGACGAGGCCTTCTACTGCGGCACCGCCGTCGAGGTCATCCCCATCGTCGAGGTCACGGACGCGTCGGACACGACCGCCCCGTCGGTCAAGCACACGATCGGCGCGGGCAAGCCCGGCCCGGTCGCCCTGGGCATGATCAAGGCCTTCGCCGAGGCCGCTTCCGGCCGCGATCCGCGCTACGAGAAGTGGCTGACGTACGTCGGGAAGTGA
- a CDS encoding DUF6485 family protein, protein MSECKSAKNRTRCNCTYEPCSRKGVCCDCLAYHWRNRELPACLFPDKDERTYDRSLRRFIEIYKDRA, encoded by the coding sequence ATGAGCGAATGCAAGAGCGCGAAGAACAGGACCCGCTGCAACTGCACGTATGAGCCATGCAGCCGGAAGGGCGTCTGCTGCGACTGCCTGGCCTACCACTGGCGGAACCGGGAGCTGCCGGCTTGCCTGTTCCCCGACAAGGACGAGCGGACATACGACCGGTCCCTACGCCGGTTCATCGAGATCTACAAGGACCGGGCCTGA
- a CDS encoding bifunctional acetate--CoA ligase family protein/GNAT family N-acetyltransferase, giving the protein MNIQTLDKIFKPQRIALVGVSPNPRSVSGRILANLIGGGFRGVVYPVSPSTEAVMGIPCFQNVASLPKTADLGVICSAAAQVPALVRECGEAGIRGLIVVSAGFRETGPEGLALEQAVLAEARRFDGLRVLGPNCLGIISPGLPLNASFAGSMPRPGHVAFVSQSGALCTSVLDWAAEEKLGFSHFISTGNMIDVDFGDLIDYLGEDEATRSILLYIESISDARKFMTAARAFARMKPIVVYKAGRFPESAAAAASHTGALAGEDAVYDAAFQRMGLARVFNIGEIFDCADLVGRPKIPKGPRLAVLTNAGGPGVMATDALVASGGALARLSDATLAELDASLPPQWSRRDPVDVLGDAKSKLVAKAAQIVLRDPAVDALLVIITPQAMTNPTAVAKEVCALAAVTAKPVLAAWLGGAAMREGTNLLNEAGIPTYQTPEQAVKAFMTLVSYARNLETLYETPRNISVDFPVDRKVLRARFAGLLTRTGGALSETLSKELLASYGIPVTSPVPAATSGEAVRAADAAGYPVVLKILSPDITHKTDVGGVALDLGDAAAVRTAFAGMMETVARRAPAARLEGVTVQKMIRAGEGLEMILGVKKDPTFGTVVMAGMGGTAAEIYGDRAIGFPPLNERLARRMLDELRMRPLLYGYRGRPAAAVDKLVEALVRLSCLAADFPEVAELDINPLLVTAEGVVALDARVLGDRNAVEDPKRPYAHLALRPYPEEFVRRARMRDGTPITLRPIKPEDESLWLDLLSSCSRESIYSRFRYFFFWQSHEVASRYCYIDYDRELAIVAEAGEGPDRKLIGVGRLVAEPGRDAAEYAVLVQDAWQDKGLGGLVTDCCLGIAREWGVRKVTAITATDNPRMIAVFEKRGFRIVNDLESSLVEVSKDLL; this is encoded by the coding sequence ATGAACATTCAGACCCTCGATAAGATCTTCAAACCCCAGCGGATCGCCCTAGTCGGCGTCAGCCCCAATCCCAGGAGCGTCAGCGGCCGGATCCTGGCCAACCTGATCGGCGGCGGCTTCCGCGGCGTCGTCTATCCCGTCAGCCCGTCCACCGAGGCGGTGATGGGCATCCCCTGTTTCCAGAACGTCGCCTCGCTGCCCAAGACCGCCGACCTCGGCGTCATCTGCTCCGCCGCGGCCCAGGTCCCGGCCCTCGTGCGCGAGTGCGGCGAGGCCGGCATCCGCGGCCTGATCGTCGTCTCGGCCGGCTTCCGCGAGACCGGCCCGGAGGGCCTGGCCCTCGAGCAGGCCGTCCTGGCCGAGGCCCGGCGCTTCGACGGCCTGCGCGTCCTCGGCCCGAACTGCCTGGGCATCATCTCGCCCGGCCTGCCGCTCAACGCCAGCTTTGCCGGCTCCATGCCCCGCCCCGGCCACGTCGCCTTCGTCTCCCAGTCCGGCGCCCTCTGCACCTCCGTCCTGGATTGGGCCGCCGAAGAAAAGCTCGGTTTCTCGCATTTCATCTCGACCGGCAACATGATCGACGTCGATTTCGGCGATCTCATCGACTACCTCGGCGAGGACGAGGCGACCCGGTCCATCCTCCTCTACATCGAGTCCATCTCCGACGCCCGCAAGTTCATGACCGCGGCCCGCGCCTTCGCCCGCATGAAGCCCATCGTCGTTTACAAGGCCGGCCGCTTCCCCGAATCGGCCGCCGCGGCCGCCTCCCACACCGGCGCCCTGGCCGGAGAGGACGCCGTCTACGACGCCGCCTTCCAGCGCATGGGCCTGGCCCGGGTCTTCAACATCGGCGAGATCTTCGACTGCGCCGATCTCGTCGGCCGGCCCAAGATCCCCAAGGGCCCGCGCCTGGCCGTGCTGACGAACGCCGGGGGCCCGGGCGTCATGGCCACCGACGCCCTCGTCGCCTCGGGCGGCGCGCTGGCCCGCCTGTCCGACGCCACCCTGGCCGAACTCGACGCCTCGCTGCCGCCGCAATGGTCGCGCCGCGATCCCGTCGACGTCCTGGGCGACGCCAAGTCCAAGCTGGTGGCCAAAGCGGCCCAGATCGTGCTCCGGGACCCCGCCGTCGACGCCCTGCTCGTCATCATCACGCCCCAGGCCATGACCAACCCGACGGCCGTGGCCAAGGAAGTCTGTGCCCTGGCCGCCGTGACGGCCAAACCGGTCCTGGCCGCCTGGCTCGGCGGGGCGGCCATGCGCGAAGGCACGAACCTCCTCAACGAAGCGGGCATTCCCACCTACCAGACGCCGGAACAGGCCGTCAAGGCCTTCATGACCCTGGTTTCCTACGCCCGCAACCTCGAGACGCTCTACGAGACGCCCAGGAACATCTCCGTGGACTTCCCCGTCGACCGCAAGGTCCTCCGGGCCAGGTTCGCCGGCCTCCTGACGCGGACGGGGGGCGCCCTGTCCGAAACCCTGTCCAAGGAGCTGCTGGCGTCTTACGGCATCCCGGTCACCAGCCCGGTCCCGGCGGCCACGTCCGGGGAAGCCGTCCGGGCCGCGGACGCGGCCGGCTACCCGGTCGTGCTGAAGATCCTCTCGCCCGATATCACCCACAAGACCGACGTCGGCGGCGTCGCCCTCGATCTCGGCGACGCGGCGGCGGTCCGGACCGCCTTCGCCGGCATGATGGAGACGGTCGCCCGCCGGGCCCCGGCGGCCCGCCTCGAGGGCGTCACCGTCCAGAAGATGATCCGGGCCGGCGAAGGCCTGGAGATGATCCTGGGCGTCAAGAAAGATCCGACCTTCGGCACCGTGGTCATGGCCGGCATGGGCGGCACGGCCGCCGAGATCTACGGCGACCGGGCCATCGGCTTCCCGCCCCTCAACGAGCGCCTGGCCCGGCGCATGCTCGACGAGCTGCGGATGCGGCCGCTCCTCTACGGTTACCGCGGGCGACCGGCCGCGGCCGTCGACAAGCTGGTCGAGGCCCTCGTCAGGCTGTCCTGCCTGGCCGCCGACTTCCCCGAGGTGGCCGAGCTCGACATCAACCCCCTCCTGGTCACGGCCGAAGGCGTCGTCGCGCTCGACGCCCGCGTCCTCGGCGACCGGAACGCCGTCGAGGACCCCAAGCGCCCCTATGCCCACCTGGCCCTGCGGCCCTACCCCGAGGAGTTCGTCCGCCGGGCCCGGATGCGCGACGGCACCCCGATCACGCTCCGGCCGATCAAGCCGGAGGACGAATCGCTGTGGCTGGACCTGCTCTCCAGCTGTTCGCGGGAATCCATCTACTCGCGCTTCCGCTATTTCTTCTTCTGGCAATCCCATGAAGTGGCCAGCCGGTACTGCTACATCGACTACGACCGGGAGCTGGCCATCGTGGCCGAGGCCGGCGAGGGCCCGGACCGCAAGCTCATCGGCGTCGGGCGGCTGGTCGCCGAGCCCGGCCGGGACGCGGCCGAGTACGCCGTCCTCGTCCAGGACGCCTGGCAGGACAAGGGCCTGGGCGGCCTGGTCACGGACTGCTGCCTGGGCATCGCCAGGGAATGGGGCGTCCGGAAGGTCACGGCCATCACGGCCACGGACAACCCGCGCATGATCGCCGTCTTCGAGAAGCGCGGCTTCCGCATCGTCAACGACCTCGAGAGCTCCCTCGTCGAGGTCTCGAAGGACCTACTCTAG
- a CDS encoding beta-galactosidase family protein, with amino-acid sequence MRFRRIALAAALAGSLLAPAAPQRSFRLGEKDFLLDGKPFRIMAGEMHYQRIPREYWADRLTKLKAAGLNTVGTYVFWNLLEPEPGRWDFAGANDLAAFVRTAQRIGLWVIIRPGPYACAEWDFGGLPAWLLQTPDIKVRCSDPRYLAACESYILRLGEVLGDLQIQRGGPVIMVQVENEYGSYGNDRDYLLALKGFWERAGLEVPLYTADGATPYMLEAGSIPGAAIGLDPGTSEKDFAEAARLERGVPVFCSELYPGWLTHWGEPWARVKTEDFLPELRWLLDHGKSFSLYMFHGGTNFGFTAGANFSDRYQPDVTSYDYDAPLDEAGRPTPKYFAVRDLLARYLPKGTALPDLPEPLPTIRVPAIAFDESASVFDNLPPAVRGAQPGPMESYGQTGGFILYRTRLLGHRGGNLAVADLHDYATVFVDGRFAGTIDRTKGETTGLEIPRAEPANETLDILVEAMGRINYGPRLLDRKGITDRVTLNNMTLMGWDVHPLPLDAEYLERLRFARRPAERPGNFFRGRFELAAVGDTYLDMSGWKKGVVWVNGHNLGRYWEIGPQKRLFCPASFLTTGTNEIVVFDLHALKPATVAGFQDLE; translated from the coding sequence ATGAGGTTTCGCAGGATCGCGCTCGCCGCTGCGCTGGCCGGATCGCTCCTGGCGCCGGCCGCTCCGCAGCGGAGCTTCCGCCTCGGCGAGAAGGATTTTCTCCTCGACGGCAAGCCCTTCCGGATCATGGCCGGAGAGATGCACTACCAGCGCATCCCCCGGGAATACTGGGCCGACCGGCTGACCAAGCTCAAGGCCGCCGGCCTCAACACGGTCGGGACCTATGTCTTCTGGAACCTCCTGGAGCCCGAGCCCGGGCGTTGGGACTTCGCCGGCGCGAACGACCTGGCCGCCTTCGTCCGGACCGCCCAGAGGATCGGCCTGTGGGTCATCATCCGGCCGGGTCCCTACGCCTGCGCCGAATGGGACTTCGGCGGCCTGCCGGCTTGGCTCCTGCAAACCCCGGACATCAAGGTCCGCTGCTCCGATCCCCGTTACCTCGCGGCCTGCGAATCCTACATCCTCAGGCTCGGCGAGGTCCTCGGCGACCTTCAGATCCAGCGGGGCGGGCCCGTGATCATGGTCCAGGTCGAGAACGAGTACGGCAGCTACGGGAACGACCGCGATTACCTGCTCGCCCTCAAGGGTTTCTGGGAGCGGGCCGGGCTGGAGGTCCCGCTCTACACGGCCGACGGCGCGACGCCCTACATGCTCGAGGCCGGGTCCATCCCGGGCGCGGCCATCGGGCTCGACCCGGGGACGAGCGAGAAGGATTTCGCGGAGGCCGCCCGTCTCGAGCGGGGCGTGCCCGTCTTCTGCAGCGAGCTCTATCCCGGCTGGCTGACGCACTGGGGCGAGCCCTGGGCCCGGGTCAAGACCGAGGACTTCCTGCCCGAGCTGCGCTGGCTTCTCGACCACGGCAAGTCGTTCAGCCTCTATATGTTCCACGGCGGGACGAATTTCGGCTTCACGGCCGGGGCCAATTTCAGCGACCGGTACCAGCCGGACGTGACCAGCTACGACTACGACGCGCCGCTCGACGAGGCCGGCCGGCCGACGCCGAAGTATTTCGCCGTCCGCGATCTGCTGGCCCGCTATCTGCCCAAGGGGACCGCGCTGCCCGACCTGCCCGAGCCCCTGCCGACGATCAGGGTCCCGGCCATCGCGTTCGACGAGAGCGCCTCGGTCTTCGACAACCTGCCGCCGGCCGTCCGCGGCGCCCAGCCCGGGCCGATGGAGTCGTACGGCCAGACGGGCGGCTTCATCCTCTACCGGACCAGGCTCCTCGGCCACCGCGGCGGCAACCTGGCCGTCGCCGATCTCCACGACTACGCTACCGTCTTCGTCGACGGCCGCTTCGCGGGGACGATCGACCGGACCAAGGGCGAGACGACGGGTTTGGAGATCCCCAGGGCCGAGCCGGCCAACGAGACGCTCGACATCCTCGTCGAGGCCATGGGCCGGATCAACTACGGGCCGCGCCTGCTCGACCGCAAGGGCATCACCGACCGCGTCACCCTGAACAACATGACCCTCATGGGCTGGGACGTCCACCCGCTGCCCCTGGACGCGGAGTACCTGGAGCGGCTGCGCTTCGCCCGCCGCCCGGCCGAGCGGCCGGGCAACTTCTTCCGCGGGCGGTTCGAGCTCGCGGCCGTCGGGGACACCTACCTCGACATGAGCGGCTGGAAGAAGGGGGTCGTCTGGGTCAACGGCCACAACCTCGGCCGCTACTGGGAGATCGGGCCGCAGAAACGGCTGTTCTGCCCGGCTTCCTTCCTGACGACGGGGACGAACGAGATCGTCGTCTTCGACCTCCACGCGCTCAAGCCCGCGACCGTCGCCGGCTTCCAGGACCTAGAGTAG
- a CDS encoding radical SAM protein: MAGRRFVYGPVASRRLGFSLGVDVIPFKTCTLDCVYCQLGSTGRTTVRRGRWFPPREILAQVREALGSGQRIDAVTFSGSGEPTLCRDLGLLIRSIKKMTKVPVVVLTNGTLLNRKDVRRELAAADVVVPSLDAVSAPLFRRVNRPHRSLNNRRIIEGLARFREEFAGQIRLEVMLVKGVNDSPAAVRALEAAVARIRPDRIELNTVVRPPADLRAAPLSPAALARIGARLGPRAEVVASFPERKQAPAAGGLEKAILATVRRRPQTAADIASALGRHRDEVLKALAALLGRVRVAKRVHGGKTYYYGGPAGRA; this comes from the coding sequence ATGGCCGGCCGCCGCTTCGTCTATGGCCCGGTGGCCTCGCGGCGCCTGGGCTTTTCCCTGGGCGTCGACGTCATCCCCTTCAAGACCTGCACCCTTGACTGCGTCTATTGCCAGCTCGGCTCGACCGGCCGGACCACGGTGCGCCGCGGTCGCTGGTTCCCGCCGCGCGAGATCCTGGCCCAGGTCCGGGAGGCGCTCGGCTCCGGCCAGCGGATCGACGCCGTGACCTTCTCGGGTTCGGGAGAGCCGACCCTCTGCCGGGACCTCGGCCTCCTCATCCGGTCCATCAAGAAGATGACCAAGGTCCCCGTCGTCGTCCTGACGAACGGCACGCTCCTCAACCGCAAGGACGTCCGCCGCGAGCTGGCCGCGGCCGACGTCGTCGTGCCCTCGCTCGACGCCGTTTCCGCGCCGCTTTTCCGCCGCGTTAACAGGCCCCACCGGTCCCTGAACAACCGGCGGATCATAGAAGGCCTGGCCCGCTTCCGCGAGGAGTTCGCCGGCCAGATCCGCCTCGAGGTCATGCTGGTCAAGGGCGTCAACGACTCCCCGGCGGCCGTCCGCGCCCTCGAAGCGGCTGTGGCCCGCATCCGTCCGGACCGGATCGAGCTCAACACCGTCGTCCGGCCCCCCGCCGACCTTCGGGCCGCGCCGCTCAGCCCGGCCGCCCTGGCCCGCATAGGGGCCAGGCTCGGCCCCCGGGCGGAGGTTGTCGCCTCCTTTCCTGAAAGAAAGCAGGCCCCGGCCGCGGGCGGCCTCGAAAAGGCCATCCTGGCCACCGTCCGGCGGCGTCCCCAGACGGCCGCCGACATCGCTTCCGCCCTTGGCCGTCACCGCGACGAGGTGCTCAAGGCCCTCGCCGCGCTCCTCGGGCGAGTCCGGGTGGCGAAACGCGTCCACGGGGGAAAAACCTACTACTACGGCGGCCCCGCCGGGCGGGCCTGA
- a CDS encoding TonB-dependent receptor, whose protein sequence is MIRRILVPAALAALFPFSLLAQDAQVQAGATLKHDVVVTATRLETPEKKVGSSLAVVSGEELARTGRTFALDALEDVLGLSTARNGGPGAAASVSIRGANSEHTLFLLDGVELNDPINPSRSYDISHLPLSQVERIEILRGPQGLLYGSDALGGVINIITRAGRGRPRLTLASSTDTLGTAAAEAALSGSGSRTEYSLAFFHERTAGVSAASSSYAGNTEKDGYRDLSLAAHFGYAPRPESRLALTVRAVRDRTELDNFGGPGGDDPNSVERYGSLLVRGQYRDLARDGRWERTLSLSWVGARRDNDNPIDAAHPDESDQGLYRSGLFKLDWQNNLFLRPSHTLTAGLEIGEETGRSRYVSVSAYGPYESSFPSARAGSAGVYLLDHWETRDRFFLTAGVRADRHSRAGASVTFRVAPAYVIPATGTRLKATIGTGFKSPSLYQLFAPSTSFGPVGNPALRAERALGWDAGIEQRLAGSRVLLGLTWFENAFRDLVDFDYAAGYVNIGRARTRGLEVSAEAAPAEGARLRASYTRLSARDTEAGTELLRRPRDKFSAEAGCRLFGRFDLSAEALWVGRRLDRDYSAYPYPTVALPGYVLLNAVVTAPVGPRLQIFLRVDNILDARYQTVWGYGSPGLAARTGFRMTI, encoded by the coding sequence ATGATCCGAAGGATCCTCGTCCCCGCGGCCCTCGCCGCGCTCTTCCCCTTTTCTCTTCTCGCCCAGGATGCCCAGGTCCAGGCCGGCGCGACCCTCAAGCACGATGTCGTCGTCACGGCCACGCGCCTCGAGACCCCGGAAAAGAAGGTCGGCAGCTCGCTCGCCGTCGTCAGCGGCGAGGAGCTCGCGCGCACCGGCCGGACCTTCGCCCTTGACGCTCTCGAGGACGTCCTGGGCCTCTCGACCGCCCGGAACGGCGGCCCGGGGGCGGCGGCCTCGGTCTCGATCCGCGGCGCCAACAGCGAGCACACCCTCTTTCTCCTCGACGGCGTCGAGCTCAACGACCCGATCAATCCCTCGCGCTCCTACGACATCTCGCACCTGCCGCTCAGCCAGGTCGAGCGGATCGAGATCCTCCGCGGCCCGCAGGGCCTGCTTTACGGGTCGGACGCGCTCGGCGGCGTCATCAACATCATCACCCGGGCCGGCCGGGGCCGGCCCCGCCTGACCCTGGCCTCGTCAACCGACACCCTCGGCACGGCGGCCGCGGAAGCGGCCCTGTCCGGGTCGGGCTCCAGGACCGAGTACTCCCTGGCCTTCTTCCACGAGCGGACCGCCGGCGTGTCGGCGGCCTCCTCGTCCTATGCGGGGAACACGGAGAAGGACGGCTATCGGGATCTGAGCCTGGCCGCCCATTTCGGCTACGCGCCGCGGCCGGAGTCCCGGCTCGCCCTCACCGTCCGGGCCGTCCGGGACCGGACCGAGCTCGACAATTTCGGCGGCCCCGGAGGGGACGACCCCAACAGCGTCGAGAGGTACGGCAGCCTCCTCGTCCGCGGACAGTACCGGGACCTCGCCCGGGACGGGCGCTGGGAGCGCACGCTGTCTCTCTCCTGGGTCGGCGCCCGCCGCGACAACGACAACCCGATCGACGCGGCGCATCCTGACGAAAGCGACCAGGGCCTCTACCGCAGCGGCCTGTTCAAGCTCGACTGGCAGAACAACCTGTTCCTCCGGCCGTCGCACACCCTCACGGCCGGCCTGGAGATCGGAGAGGAAACGGGGCGGTCCCGGTACGTCTCGGTGAGCGCCTACGGCCCTTACGAGTCGAGCTTCCCCTCGGCCCGGGCCGGCTCGGCCGGAGTCTATCTGCTCGACCACTGGGAGACGCGGGATCGCTTCTTCCTCACGGCCGGCGTCCGGGCCGACCGCCACAGCCGGGCCGGCGCCTCGGTCACGTTCCGCGTCGCTCCTGCCTACGTCATCCCCGCCACGGGAACGCGCCTGAAGGCGACCATCGGGACGGGCTTCAAGTCGCCCTCCCTCTATCAGCTCTTCGCGCCGTCGACCTCGTTCGGGCCGGTGGGCAATCCCGCGCTCCGCGCCGAGCGGGCCTTGGGCTGGGACGCGGGGATCGAGCAGCGCCTGGCCGGGAGCCGCGTTCTCCTCGGGCTGACCTGGTTCGAGAACGCGTTCCGCGACCTGGTCGATTTCGATTATGCGGCCGGCTACGTCAACATCGGCCGGGCCAGGACCAGGGGCCTCGAGGTCTCGGCCGAGGCCGCGCCGGCGGAGGGCGCCCGGCTGCGGGCCTCCTACACCCGCCTCTCGGCCCGGGACACGGAAGCGGGCACGGAGCTGCTGCGCCGGCCCCGGGACAAGTTCTCGGCCGAAGCCGGCTGCCGCCTCTTCGGCCGGTTCGATCTGTCCGCCGAAGCCCTCTGGGTCGGCCGGCGCCTCGACCGGGACTACAGCGCCTACCCGTACCCGACTGTCGCCCTGCCGGGCTACGTCCTCCTGAACGCCGTCGTGACGGCCCCCGTCGGCCCGCGGCTCCAGATCTTCCTCCGCGTCGACAACATCCTCGACGCCCGCTACCAGACCGTCTGGGGCTACGGCTCACCCGGCCTCGCCGCCCGCACCGGCTTCCGGATGACGATCTGA
- a CDS encoding pyridoxal-dependent decarboxylase, whose translation MKNEDFRRAGHQFVDWIADYFANIEKYPVVSRLEPGDVKKMIPAVPPVRGEAMEAIFKDFEDIILPGVTHWQHPGWFAYFPANNSPASVLGELLTAGIGAQCMSWQTSPAATELEEVVMDWLRQMIGLPVGFSGVIQDTASTSTLCAMLSAREKATGFGSNESGLPGLTPPLTAYASEEVHSSADKGVRIAGIGKMNFRKLPTDGRFALIPEKLEEALIRDREAGLVPAFAMATAGTTSSGAIDPLRAVGEICRKHGVWFHIDAAWAGTAALLPEKRWILDGAELADSLVFNPHKWMATNFDCSAYFVRDPAALVRTFEIHPEYLKTGVDAKVRNYRDWGIPLGRRFRALKLWFVLRSYGVEGLQAMVREHIRLAGLVKDWVEADRRFELLAPVDLGLVCFRLNDGRGEAGLDELNRRFLARINAGGTVFLTHTTLRDRFTLRFVVGARTTEERHVRAAWDVVSAAAAAVLRP comes from the coding sequence ATGAAAAACGAGGATTTTCGTCGTGCCGGGCACCAATTCGTGGACTGGATCGCCGATTATTTCGCGAATATCGAGAAATACCCCGTTGTCTCGCGCCTCGAGCCCGGGGACGTCAAGAAGATGATCCCGGCGGTGCCGCCCGTGCGGGGCGAGGCGATGGAAGCCATCTTCAAGGATTTCGAGGATATCATCCTGCCCGGCGTCACCCATTGGCAGCACCCGGGCTGGTTCGCCTACTTCCCGGCCAACAACAGTCCCGCCTCCGTCCTCGGCGAGCTCCTGACGGCCGGGATCGGGGCCCAGTGCATGTCCTGGCAGACCTCGCCCGCGGCGACCGAGCTCGAAGAGGTCGTCATGGACTGGCTCCGGCAGATGATCGGGCTTCCGGTGGGGTTCTCGGGGGTCATACAGGACACCGCTTCGACGTCCACCCTCTGCGCCATGCTTTCGGCCCGGGAGAAGGCGACCGGCTTCGGATCGAACGAATCCGGCCTGCCGGGCCTGACGCCCCCGCTGACGGCTTACGCCTCCGAGGAGGTCCACTCGAGCGCCGACAAGGGGGTCCGGATCGCCGGGATCGGCAAGATGAACTTCCGCAAGCTGCCTACCGACGGCCGCTTCGCCCTGATCCCGGAGAAGCTCGAGGAGGCCCTGATCCGGGACCGGGAGGCCGGGCTCGTCCCGGCCTTCGCCATGGCCACGGCGGGCACCACCTCATCCGGGGCCATCGACCCCCTGCGGGCCGTCGGCGAGATCTGCCGGAAGCACGGGGTCTGGTTCCATATCGACGCTGCCTGGGCCGGGACGGCCGCGCTCCTGCCCGAGAAGCGCTGGATCCTCGACGGGGCCGAGCTGGCCGACTCCCTCGTCTTCAACCCCCACAAATGGATGGCCACCAATTTCGACTGTTCGGCCTACTTCGTGCGCGACCCGGCCGCCCTCGTCCGCACCTTCGAGATCCACCCCGAATACCTCAAGACGGGCGTCGATGCCAAGGTCAGGAACTATCGCGATTGGGGCATTCCGCTGGGCCGCCGCTTCCGGGCCCTCAAGCTCTGGTTCGTCCTCCGCAGCTACGGCGTCGAGGGCCTTCAGGCCATGGTCCGCGAGCACATCCGGCTGGCCGGGCTGGTCAAGGACTGGGTCGAGGCCGACCGCCGCTTCGAGCTCCTGGCGCCGGTCGACCTCGGGCTCGTCTGTTTCCGGCTCAACGACGGCCGCGGCGAGGCCGGCCTCGACGAACTCAACCGCCGCTTCCTGGCCCGGATCAACGCCGGGGGCACGGTTTTCCTGACCCACACGACGCTCCGGGACCGGTTCACGCTCCGGTTCGTCGTCGGCGCCCGGACGACCGAGGAGCGCCATGTCCGGGCCGCCTGGGACGTCGTCTCGGCGGCCGCGGCCGCGGTCCTGCGGCCCTGA
- the tsaA gene encoding tRNA (N6-threonylcarbamoyladenosine(37)-N6)-methyltransferase TrmO has translation MADVRREVRPGRPLRLRPIGVVRSPYREPADLPPPAFAPARFFERSKGEIEVCPEFAAGLEGLEAFSHIIVLFQFHRAGGAKLKVTPPGETEPRGVFASRSPHRPNPLGLSVLKLLRRNGRVLEVSGLDLIDGTPVLDIKPYTGRDRKSHIRTGRTQRARRDRRPGR, from the coding sequence GTGGCTGACGTACGTCGGGAAGTGAGGCCCGGCCGGCCGCTGCGGCTGCGGCCGATCGGCGTGGTCCGCTCGCCCTACAGGGAGCCGGCCGACCTGCCTCCGCCGGCTTTCGCCCCGGCCCGGTTCTTCGAACGGTCCAAGGGAGAGATCGAGGTCTGCCCGGAGTTCGCCGCCGGCCTCGAGGGCCTGGAGGCTTTCTCCCATATCATCGTCCTGTTCCAGTTCCACCGGGCCGGCGGGGCCAAGCTGAAGGTCACCCCGCCCGGCGAGACCGAGCCGCGCGGCGTCTTCGCCAGCCGGTCGCCGCACCGCCCCAATCCTCTCGGCCTGAGCGTCCTCAAGCTCCTTCGCCGGAACGGCCGGGTCCTCGAGGTCTCAGGCCTCGACCTCATCGACGGGACGCCCGTCCTCGACATCAAGCCGTACACCGGCCGCGACCGGAAGTCGCATATCCGGACGGGCCGGACACAGCGGGCACGGCGGGACCGGCGCCCCGGGCGCTGA